Proteins found in one Spirosoma rhododendri genomic segment:
- a CDS encoding LytR/AlgR family response regulator transcription factor, producing the protein MTGSLRCAIIEDEPLAQELLQKYVRRVPSLDLVATFDDAIAAFERLPALQPEVIFLDINMPEMTGLEFLRAYPSPHPLS; encoded by the coding sequence ATGACTGGCTCTCTGCGTTGCGCGATTATCGAAGACGAACCACTGGCTCAGGAGCTACTCCAAAAATACGTCCGGCGTGTCCCCTCGCTGGACCTGGTAGCCACCTTCGACGACGCCATTGCCGCCTTCGAGCGGCTACCCGCCCTACAGCCCGAGGTTATTTTTCTGGACATCAACATGCCCGAAATGACGGGGCTGGAATTTTTACGGGCCTATCCCTCACCCCATCCCTTGTCGTGA
- a CDS encoding LytR/AlgR family response regulator transcription factor, producing the protein MTTANPHHAVDGFELGVVDYLLKPIAFDRFLKAIGRVKERAPKSVLLSSDTGFVSDESRTLSAIGPVAVDSPAAEFIYLKTDKKLEQIHLHDLVYAEALGDYIKVFLPDRFVVTHLTMARLAETLPPDRFLRINRSFIVQLRHVTVLEGNSVRLSTGESLVVGPNYRDAVKERIRREQIG; encoded by the coding sequence ATGACAACGGCCAATCCCCATCATGCCGTGGACGGGTTTGAGCTGGGGGTGGTCGATTATCTGCTCAAACCTATTGCCTTCGACCGGTTCCTCAAAGCCATTGGCCGGGTTAAAGAGCGGGCGCCCAAATCCGTTCTGCTCTCATCAGACACCGGGTTTGTGTCTGATGAGAGCAGAACACTTTCGGCCATTGGGCCGGTAGCGGTTGACTCACCGGCCGCCGAATTCATCTACCTCAAGACTGACAAGAAACTTGAACAGATCCACCTCCATGACCTGGTCTACGCCGAAGCGCTGGGCGATTATATCAAGGTCTTTCTGCCGGATCGGTTCGTGGTGACGCATCTGACAATGGCCAGACTGGCCGAAACCCTGCCTCCGGACCGCTTTCTGCGGATCAACCGGTCGTTCATTGTTCAGCTCCGTCACGTGACAGTGCTGGAAGGCAACTCAGTCCGCTTATCAACCGGCGAGAGTCTGGTGGTGGGGCCAAACTACCGGGATGCTGTTAAAGAGCGGATCCGGCGGGAGCAGATTGGCTAA
- a CDS encoding Ig-like domain-containing protein, translating into MVHRQHGGVGSATAPTPPTSTVGSTTYYVSQTINGCEGPRAVLTVTINPLPNAPTTTNISYCQNATAAPLTASGQNLRWYTAAGGGTPSTTVTPSTSTAGSTTYYVTQTDNNSCESARTPLTVTINAAPPAPAVTNTAVSYCQNTTAQPLQATATSGNTLNWYTSQGTALGSTAPTPSTTNPGTSTYQVSQRNTSGCESDRVPITVTINALPVAPATSPASACQGGAPVSLVSRVTATGTLKWYTSPTSASLAAAPQVGTASTGSQVFYVSQTNASGCESSRAAITYTVYARPNPPAVQTPVTYCQNAVAQPLQATASPGGILNFYTQASGGVPSIELTPSTQASEIYYVSQTVNGCESSTRASITVTINALPPSPAVTTPVTYCQLAPASPLSATVTSTNTLTWYGTDGQPLTGAPTPRRALPVQFATP; encoded by the coding sequence GTGGTACACCGCCAGCACGGGGGCGTAGGCAGTGCTACCGCCCCGACGCCACCAACCTCAACGGTCGGATCAACAACCTATTACGTCAGCCAGACAATCAACGGCTGCGAAGGGCCCCGGGCTGTGCTGACGGTCACCATCAATCCCCTGCCAAACGCGCCCACAACAACCAACATCAGCTATTGTCAGAATGCGACGGCGGCCCCACTGACGGCTTCCGGCCAGAACCTGCGCTGGTACACCGCTGCCGGTGGCGGTACGCCTTCCACCACGGTTACGCCCTCGACCAGTACGGCCGGTTCGACGACTTACTACGTCACCCAGACGGATAACAACAGCTGTGAAAGTGCGCGCACACCGCTGACGGTGACCATCAACGCAGCCCCACCGGCACCGGCGGTTACCAATACGGCAGTTTCCTACTGTCAGAATACGACCGCGCAGCCGCTACAAGCGACGGCTACATCGGGCAATACACTCAACTGGTACACTAGTCAGGGAACGGCGTTGGGTAGTACGGCCCCAACCCCGTCAACGACCAATCCGGGAACAAGCACCTACCAGGTCAGTCAGCGCAATACCAGTGGCTGCGAAAGCGACCGCGTTCCGATTACAGTGACCATCAATGCACTGCCGGTAGCGCCCGCCACCAGTCCGGCCAGTGCCTGTCAGGGGGGCGCACCGGTATCACTGGTGAGCCGCGTGACGGCTACGGGTACGCTCAAGTGGTATACCTCGCCCACATCGGCCAGTCTGGCCGCGGCCCCGCAGGTCGGGACGGCATCAACCGGTTCGCAGGTGTTTTACGTCAGTCAGACGAACGCCAGTGGTTGTGAGAGTAGCCGGGCGGCCATTACCTATACGGTCTACGCCCGACCCAATCCGCCTGCGGTACAGACTCCGGTAACCTATTGCCAGAACGCGGTCGCCCAGCCCTTGCAGGCAACCGCGTCGCCGGGTGGTATACTTAACTTCTACACCCAGGCTTCGGGTGGGGTACCCTCTATCGAGTTGACGCCCTCAACCCAGGCCAGTGAGATCTATTACGTGAGCCAGACGGTCAATGGCTGCGAGAGTAGCACACGGGCTTCGATTACGGTGACGATCAATGCGCTGCCGCCCAGCCCAGCCGTTACCACACCCGTTACCTATTGTCAGCTGGCACCCGCTTCTCCGCTGAGTGCAACGGTTACTTCCACTAACACGCTGACCTGGTACGGGACCGATGGCCAACCATTGACTGGTGCGCCTACCCCCCGACGAGCACTACCGGTACAGTTCGCTACTCCGTGA
- a CDS encoding immunoglobulin domain-containing protein, producing MSQTSAEGCQSERAVITVTVNPVPSAPLVSPTPVVYCQGALASPLTATATAPNGILSWYTQAVGGTPSPVYPTPSTAESEPPTRYYYVSQSINGCEGPRSTIAVTIRPAVAVSIVGLPGRLGQCAAPITLVGSPAGGTFTIDGLPATQLIPGNLSAGPHSVVYQYVSSGAARLRPPVQSSLTHCPWRRWSTVAR from the coding sequence GTGAGTCAGACCAGCGCCGAGGGGTGTCAGAGTGAGCGCGCTGTGATAACCGTAACCGTCAACCCGGTACCTTCCGCGCCACTCGTCAGCCCGACACCCGTTGTGTATTGTCAGGGTGCCCTCGCCAGCCCCCTGACGGCTACGGCCACCGCCCCGAATGGCATTCTTAGCTGGTATACCCAGGCCGTGGGTGGTACGCCGTCACCGGTTTACCCGACCCCCTCGACGGCCGAAAGCGAACCACCCACCCGCTACTACTACGTGAGCCAGTCGATCAATGGCTGCGAAGGGCCCCGGTCAACAATTGCCGTGACCATACGGCCAGCGGTGGCCGTGTCAATTGTGGGCCTACCCGGTCGGCTGGGGCAGTGTGCCGCGCCGATTACCCTGGTTGGTAGTCCGGCGGGGGGTACGTTTACCATCGATGGCCTACCCGCTACGCAACTGATCCCCGGCAATTTGTCCGCTGGTCCGCATAGCGTTGTCTACCAGTACGTCAGCTCGGGGGCTGCACGGCTACGGCCACCGGTTCAATCATCATTGACCCACTGCCCGTGGCGACGCTGGTCAACAGTGGCCCGCTAA
- a CDS encoding putative Ig domain-containing protein, which produces MATLVNSGPLSCTNPVVTLAAGENGFGVSFRFSAGATQLATRSLATVLTAGVYSVTVTAPSGCSAIAQTTVTSETALAAPTLQASAPATDNQPISVTAAGCPGAINWLVQGGSGQPAGTIYTVTQPGTYTISARCSTGSCTSADAPPVIVTIRAGVFAITGVTTQQCQLVDATRGEFLVTFAPQYSGLNGSPVSLAVVNEVAATAAPAPYTVRLFTDNPVVTLAATQAGSPEARYSYSWRAACIGNVSPNRPPVASAIPAQPLQQNQPYQLVLTSYFADPDGQPLRFSASGLPAGIVLTGSQLGGSPTTSGTTSATITATDPNGLQATTAVVFTVSAPDVPVPPTTGFAITGVTNLSCVAVSSSQRRISFSPVYSGLNGQPVRFRVVNESSETTTPGPYTLQLYTDNPTITLEAVQANATATYRYNWLAGCTNQPTTPPTGNRPPTVGTGLGNQTAQAGQGYTLFIPAGTFTDPDNDQLQLSVSGLPAGLSFSAAQNAITGTPSQAGTSTVQVSATDPGGLSASTSFVLTVQPASTNPTPGGFSIAGVTGVRCETLSAGERQLSFSPVYTGLTGAPVSFGVTNELVTTTAPGPYALRLYTDNPAITLTATQGGTPASYRFNWLAACATNPNGRQAVAEAGSPLSVVVLGNPVIGESVEVLIGGVAGQAVDLSLTDLAGNRLHRQQLPQVSGTERVVVPIPAGRAMTILKVSTATQHQTVKLIRQ; this is translated from the coding sequence GTGGCGACGCTGGTCAACAGTGGCCCGCTAAGTTGTACCAACCCGGTGGTTACGCTGGCTGCGGGCGAAAACGGGTTTGGGGTCAGTTTCCGCTTCAGTGCCGGAGCAACCCAGCTGGCTACCCGGTCACTGGCTACGGTACTGACGGCGGGGGTGTACTCGGTAACGGTAACGGCTCCGAGCGGGTGCTCGGCCATCGCTCAGACAACGGTTACCAGTGAGACGGCACTGGCTGCCCCTACATTGCAGGCCTCAGCTCCGGCGACGGATAACCAGCCCATCTCAGTAACCGCTGCTGGCTGCCCGGGGGCGATCAACTGGCTCGTACAGGGCGGTAGTGGTCAGCCAGCCGGAACCATCTACACGGTGACCCAACCCGGCACCTACACCATCTCGGCCCGTTGCAGCACCGGCAGCTGCACCAGCGCTGACGCCCCGCCGGTCATCGTCACGATTCGCGCCGGCGTCTTTGCGATCACCGGCGTCACCACCCAACAGTGCCAGCTGGTCGATGCCACGCGGGGGGAGTTCCTGGTTACCTTCGCGCCCCAGTATAGCGGGCTCAATGGCAGTCCGGTGAGCCTGGCCGTGGTTAATGAAGTAGCCGCTACGGCCGCGCCGGCTCCGTACACCGTCCGCCTGTTTACGGACAATCCGGTCGTGACCCTGGCGGCAACGCAGGCCGGTAGCCCCGAAGCTCGTTACAGCTATAGCTGGCGGGCGGCCTGTATTGGCAACGTGAGTCCCAATCGCCCCCCTGTTGCGTCGGCCATTCCGGCCCAGCCACTCCAGCAAAACCAGCCCTATCAACTGGTGCTGACCAGCTACTTCGCGGACCCCGATGGGCAGCCGCTGCGCTTCTCGGCCAGCGGATTACCAGCCGGCATCGTGCTGACGGGCAGTCAGCTTGGTGGTAGTCCCACAACGAGTGGCACCACCAGCGCTACGATTACCGCAACCGATCCGAATGGGCTGCAGGCAACCACCGCTGTGGTCTTTACCGTCAGTGCACCCGACGTGCCTGTTCCCCCCACGACTGGCTTTGCCATCACCGGCGTCACTAATCTCTCCTGCGTAGCCGTAAGCAGTAGTCAGCGACGCATTAGCTTTAGCCCGGTATATAGCGGCCTCAACGGGCAGCCGGTACGCTTCCGGGTTGTCAACGAAAGTAGTGAAACGACGACGCCTGGTCCCTACACGCTGCAGCTGTACACCGATAATCCGACCATTACGCTGGAAGCCGTTCAGGCTAATGCGACAGCTACCTACCGCTATAACTGGCTGGCCGGCTGTACGAACCAGCCGACCACGCCCCCGACGGGTAACCGCCCACCCACGGTGGGCACGGGGCTGGGCAACCAGACGGCGCAGGCTGGGCAGGGCTACACGCTGTTTATTCCGGCGGGTACGTTCACTGACCCCGACAACGATCAGCTGCAACTCAGCGTCAGCGGCCTGCCGGCTGGCCTGAGCTTCTCGGCGGCTCAGAACGCCATCACGGGCACCCCATCCCAGGCAGGCACGTCGACGGTACAGGTGAGTGCGACCGATCCGGGTGGTTTGTCGGCCAGTACCAGCTTTGTGCTGACGGTGCAGCCCGCTTCAACCAACCCCACACCGGGCGGGTTCTCCATCGCCGGCGTGACGGGCGTACGCTGCGAGACGCTGAGCGCGGGTGAGCGGCAACTGAGCTTCTCGCCGGTCTACACCGGGCTGACGGGCGCGCCGGTAAGCTTCGGTGTCACCAACGAGCTAGTCACCACTACCGCACCGGGTCCCTACGCGCTACGGCTCTACACCGACAACCCAGCCATCACCCTGACGGCGACTCAAGGCGGCACGCCGGCGAGCTACCGCTTCAACTGGCTGGCCGCCTGTGCGACCAATCCGAACGGTCGTCAGGCGGTGGCGGAAGCGGGTAGTCCGCTGTCAGTCGTTGTACTGGGCAACCCGGTCATCGGTGAGTCGGTCGAGGTATTGATTGGCGGAGTGGCCGGCCAGGCGGTGGACTTGAGTCTGACTGATCTGGCGGGGAATCGCTTGCATCGGCAGCAGCTTCCGCAGGTGTCCGGCACGGAGCGAGTCGTGGTTCCGATTCCGGCTGGTCGGGCCATGACCATCCTGAAAGTGAGCACGGCCACGCAGCACCAGACCGTCAAGCTGATCCGGCAGTAG